In Topomyia yanbarensis strain Yona2022 chromosome 2, ASM3024719v1, whole genome shotgun sequence, one DNA window encodes the following:
- the LOC131684042 gene encoding mortality factor 4-like protein 1, with protein sequence MPPKLKFTEGEKVLCFHGPLIYEAKLLKSMVMKDKQVKYFIHYAGWNKNWDEWVPENRVLKYNEANVQRQREVTKLHSSLAAKNKKANAKAKKADTSAGSSKDGDSRASTPSKEVVKEKEPAPIISGTVTPIAPSPSTTTATPTSRSRSSAKIAATVPVPLPKEKSEEKDTPVEKRKSEDAPESSASVKKKRGRSDTTSSNVESEDQFLSKVEVKIKIPDELKPWLVDDWDAISRQNKLVELPAKTTVQEIVENYVQYKKSSKASTATKENAVQDIANGIIEYFNVMLGSQLLYKFERPQYAEMIQTHPGVPMAKIYGSFHLLRLFVKLGSMLAFTALDEKSIQTLIGHIMDFLKYLVKNSSTLFNMQQYVNTSPEYHRKAQ encoded by the exons atGCCGCCTAAGCTGAAATTTACCGAAg GTGAGAAAGTTCTCTGCTTCCACGGACCACTTATCTACGAGGCAAAACTGCTCAAAAGTATGGTAATGAAAGATAAGCAGGTCAAATATTTTATACATTACGCTGGATGGAACAAAAA CTGGGACGAATGGGTGCCGGAAAACCGTGTACTCAAGTACAACGAGGCAAATGTTCAGCGACAGCGGGAAGTGACCAAACTGCATTCGTCGCTtgcagcaaaaaataaaaaggcAAATGCGAAAGCTAAAAAAGCTGATACGAGTGCTGGATCCAGCAAAGACGGCGATTCGCGCGCCTCGACGCCTTCCAAAGAGGTAGTTAAGGAGAAAGAACCAGCTCCGATAATCTCCGGAACTGTCACGCCAATTGCACCCAGTCCCAGCACTACCACTGCTACTCCAACCAGTCGCAGCCGTTCATCGGCCAAGATTGCGGCTACAGTACCAGTTCCGTTACCCAAGGAAAAATCCGAGGAAAAAGATACTCCAGTAGAAAAACGTAAATCGGAAGATGCCCCGGAATCGTCAGCTTCCGTAAAAAAGAAGCGTGGTCGAAGTGACACTACGTCATCAAACGTTGAATCCGAGGATCAGTTTCTATCCAAGGTCGAAGTTAAAATTAAAATCCCAGACGAGTTGAAACCATGGCTGGTCGATGATTGGGATGCGATTTCTCGACAGAACAAGCTGGTGGAACTCCCAGCCAAGACTACCGTTCAAGAAATTGTTGAAAACTACGTTCAGTATAAAAAGTCGAGCAAAGCTTCCACGGCTACAAAGGAGAATGCTGTTCAAGATATCGCCAACGGTATAATCGAGTATTTCAACGTGATGCTCGGATCACAATTGCTATACAAATTCGAACGACCGCAGTATGCGGAAATGATACAGACCCATCCGGGTGTACCGATGGCGAAGATCTACGGCTCCTTCCATTTGTTGCGGCTGTTTGTGAAACTGGGATCGATGTTGGCTTTTACCGCACTGGATGAAAAATCTATTCAAACGCTGATTGGACACATTATGGATTTTCTCAAGTATCTGGTGAAGAATAGCAGCACACTGTTCAACATGCAGCAGTACGTAAATACTAGCCCGGAGTATCACCGGAAGGCGCAATGA